One Alligator mississippiensis isolate rAllMis1 chromosome 12, rAllMis1, whole genome shotgun sequence DNA window includes the following coding sequences:
- the PAXX gene encoding protein PAXX isoform X2, which produces MEPPAGPFFPARHGSQRYVCYCGAEPGAAFNAYVTNASEVWSTDFNQEKLERHMAQSGISEDYSTKFREAFEHRTAALTVHNGRATLELKEDAWSLTFDLFKLPSSEARMRLQALMFGLMGCVSSLEKRLEAAEGAAAAAAAVCRSEKNQPRSQKLLMPDLSPRKNQGGGSAVLAKRRVPGESLINPGFKSKKAPTGVDYEDS; this is translated from the exons ATGGAGCCGCCGGCCGGGCCCTTCTTCCCCGCGCGGCATGGCTCGCAGCGCTACGTCTGCTACTGCGGCGCGGAGCCGGGCGCCGCCTTCAACGCGTA TGTAACCAACGCGTCGGAGGTCTGGAGCACTGACTTCAATCAGGAGAAGCTGGAAAGACAT ATGGCCCAGAGCGGGATCTCTGAGGATTACAGCACAAAGTTCAG AGAAGCCTTTGAGCACAGAACGGCTGCCCTGACAGTGCACAATGGCAGAGCCACTCTGGAGCTCAAGGAAGATGCCTGGAGCCTGACCTTTGACCTCTTCAAACTCCCCTCCTCTGAAGCCAGGATGCGGCTCCAGGCTCTGATGTTTGGCCTCATGGGTTGTGTCAGCAGCTTGGAAAAACGTCTTGAAG CGGCAGAAggtgctgctgcggctgctgctgctgtgtgcaggtCTGAGAAGAACCAACCCAGAAGCCAAAAGCTGTTGATGCCAG ATCTGAGTCCCAGGAAGAATCAAGGTGGAGGCTCAGCTGTTCTGGCCAAGAGAAGAGTCCCAGGAGAGTCTCTCATAAACCCTGGATTCAAAAG TAAGAAGGCACCAACTGGGGTAGACTATGAAGACTCCTGA
- the PAXX gene encoding protein PAXX isoform X3 yields the protein MSPCLLQRGFPAPVTPLCLGLPQSKGKGVTNASEVWSTDFNQEKLERHMAQSGISEDYSTKFREAFEHRTAALTVHNGRATLELKEDAWSLTFDLFKLPSSEARMRLQALMFGLMGCVSSLEKRLEAAEGAAAAAAAVCRSEKNQPRSQKLLMPADLSPRKNQGGGSAVLAKRRVPGESLINPGFKSKKAPTGVDYEDS from the exons ATGTCACCCTGTCTCTTGCAGAGGGGATTTCCAGCACCTGTCACTCCCCTTTGTTTGGGTCTTCCCCAGAGCAAGGGAAAAGG TGTAACCAACGCGTCGGAGGTCTGGAGCACTGACTTCAATCAGGAGAAGCTGGAAAGACAT ATGGCCCAGAGCGGGATCTCTGAGGATTACAGCACAAAGTTCAG AGAAGCCTTTGAGCACAGAACGGCTGCCCTGACAGTGCACAATGGCAGAGCCACTCTGGAGCTCAAGGAAGATGCCTGGAGCCTGACCTTTGACCTCTTCAAACTCCCCTCCTCTGAAGCCAGGATGCGGCTCCAGGCTCTGATGTTTGGCCTCATGGGTTGTGTCAGCAGCTTGGAAAAACGTCTTGAAG CGGCAGAAggtgctgctgcggctgctgctgctgtgtgcaggtCTGAGAAGAACCAACCCAGAAGCCAAAAGCTGTTGATGCCAG caGATCTGAGTCCCAGGAAGAATCAAGGTGGAGGCTCAGCTGTTCTGGCCAAGAGAAGAGTCCCAGGAGAGTCTCTCATAAACCCTGGATTCAAAAG TAAGAAGGCACCAACTGGGGTAGACTATGAAGACTCCTGA
- the CLIC3 gene encoding chloride intracellular channel protein 3 gives MAESSKLQLFIKASDDGESIGHCPFCQRLFMVLLLKGVPFTLTTVDVKRSLDVLKAFAPGSQLPVLLYDGEPKTDTIKIEEFLEETLRPPKYPSLVPRYKESFVAGNDVFHKFSAYIKNPLPAQDEALQSGLLKALWKLDTYLRTPLEYELAQDPRLTVSRRRFLDGDQLTLADCSLLPKLNIVHVVCEHYRQFGIPKDLRGIWQYLNNAQEVKEFKYTCPNNEEIVQAYSPVDRSSGEQRPLPSLRSPMAPLSPSINGQCQSPRAGGGAGGRV, from the exons ATGGCCGAGAGCTCCAAGCTCCAACTTTTCATCAAG GCCAGCGATGATGGCGAGAGCATTGGGCACTGCCCCTTCTGCCAGCGCCTCTTCATGGTCCTCCTGCTCAAGGGCGTGCCCTTCACTCTGACCACCGTGGATGTGAAAAG atCCCTGGATGTCCTGAAGGCTTTTGCTCCAGGGTCCCAGCTACCCGTGCTGCTGTATGATGGGGAACCCAAAACTGACACCATCAAGATTGAGGAGTTCCTGGAGGAGACACTGAGGCCCCCAAA GTACCCAAGCCTGGTTCCACGGTACAAGGAGTCCTTCGTGGCAGGCAACGATGTCTTCCACAAGTTCTCTGCATACATCAAGAACCCACTGCCTGCCCAGGATGAAG CCCTGCAGAGTGGCCTGCTGAAGGCCCTGTGGAAACTGGACACGTACCTGCGCACACCCCTGGAGTATGAGCTCGCCCAGGACCCCCGCCTCACCGTGTCCCGCAGGCGTTTCCTGGACGGGGACCAGCTCACACTGGCCGACTGCAGCCTGCTGCCCAAGCTCAACATCGTCCAC GTTGTTTGTGAGCACTACCGGCAATTTGGGATCCCCAAGGACCTGCGAGGCATCTGGCAGTATCTGAACAATGCCCAAGAGGTCAAGGAATTCAAGTACACCTGCCCCAACAACGAGGAGATAGTGCAGGCCTATAGCCCTGTGGATCGGTCCTCCGGCGAGCAGAGGCCACTACCATCTCTACGGTCACCGATGgctcccctgtccccctccattAATGGCCAGTGCCAAAGCCCCAGAGCAGGAGGTGGGGCCGGGGGAAGAGTATAG
- the PAXX gene encoding protein PAXX isoform X1, translating into MEPPAGPFFPARHGSQRYVCYCGAEPGAAFNAYVTNASEVWSTDFNQEKLERHMAQSGISEDYSTKFREAFEHRTAALTVHNGRATLELKEDAWSLTFDLFKLPSSEARMRLQALMFGLMGCVSSLEKRLEAAEGAAAAAAAVCRSEKNQPRSQKLLMPADLSPRKNQGGGSAVLAKRRVPGESLINPGFKSKKAPTGVDYEDS; encoded by the exons ATGGAGCCGCCGGCCGGGCCCTTCTTCCCCGCGCGGCATGGCTCGCAGCGCTACGTCTGCTACTGCGGCGCGGAGCCGGGCGCCGCCTTCAACGCGTA TGTAACCAACGCGTCGGAGGTCTGGAGCACTGACTTCAATCAGGAGAAGCTGGAAAGACAT ATGGCCCAGAGCGGGATCTCTGAGGATTACAGCACAAAGTTCAG AGAAGCCTTTGAGCACAGAACGGCTGCCCTGACAGTGCACAATGGCAGAGCCACTCTGGAGCTCAAGGAAGATGCCTGGAGCCTGACCTTTGACCTCTTCAAACTCCCCTCCTCTGAAGCCAGGATGCGGCTCCAGGCTCTGATGTTTGGCCTCATGGGTTGTGTCAGCAGCTTGGAAAAACGTCTTGAAG CGGCAGAAggtgctgctgcggctgctgctgctgtgtgcaggtCTGAGAAGAACCAACCCAGAAGCCAAAAGCTGTTGATGCCAG caGATCTGAGTCCCAGGAAGAATCAAGGTGGAGGCTCAGCTGTTCTGGCCAAGAGAAGAGTCCCAGGAGAGTCTCTCATAAACCCTGGATTCAAAAG TAAGAAGGCACCAACTGGGGTAGACTATGAAGACTCCTGA